The uncultured Bacteroides sp. DNA segment ATACTTGGCTTTAAAAGCATCACGAGCATCAGCAGCAGTAGCTTTATCAGAGAAAGTGTTTACAATAACACGATACATTGCAGCTTCTGCATTAAAGGCAATAGTAGCACTATAACCCTCGGCATCAAGAAAATCTTTCAAACCCTCAGCGTTAGCTTTTAATCCAAAACTGCCGCAAACTACACTGTACTCTTTTAAAGCGTCGGTTCCGGAAACAACAGTAACCTTTTCTTGACGAACGCTAGCATCCTTTCCAGTCTTTACCGCCACAGGAGCAGTAGCAACAGGTGTAACATCAACGGAATTATTTACTTGAGGCTCTGCCAATTCTTGCTGCTTAGCTTTTTCGTATGCTTTCTTATATGCACTTTCACTCGATTTGCACGAAGTAAAAGCCAAGACAACACATACACCCATTCCTAACATTGCTAAATTTTTCATATTCTATACATTTTAGTTAATAATTCATTTCCATATTTTATTCTAAACATCACAGATACAATCCATCCAAAGGTATAAACAGTAACAATTAAAATAGACCGATCCACAAGAAGACAATTAATTATAAAAATACTATTTGCGTTCCATCTTCTTATTCCCTCTGTAGGAGATAGTAGAAGTCGCTTGATTTGTGGGCATAAGTAACACCTCTGCTATTTGCACATGAGCAGGAGCAGAAGCTGCAAAGTAAACAGTTTCCGCAACATCATCACCGGATAAAGGCTGTATGCCTTCATAAAAACGATCCGCAATATCCTTATTTCCACGGAATCTAACGACAGAAAAATTAGTTTCTACCATACCTGGTTTAATATTGGTAACCCTAAGAGGAGTATCAACCAAATCGATGCGAAGTCCATCAGACAAGGCCTTCACCGCAGCTTTAGTAGCACAATAAACACTACCTCCCGGATACGCACCATCTCCGGCAATAGATCCTATATTTATAATATGCCCACTCCCACGTTCAACCATACCGGGTACAACCAAGCGGGTCACAGCTAATAAGCCTTTTATATTTGTATCAATAACAATATCCCATTCATCAAGCTGTCCCTCGTGTTCTTTGTCCATTCCGATCACAAGACCGGCATTATTGATCAAGAGATCAATCTTTTTCCATTTTTCGGGTAATGATGCCAAAGCTTTGCTTATTGCTTCACGATCGCGCACATCAAAAGGAAGCAAATAAACAGAAATATCATTTTTTGACTCTAGCTCTATTTTCAATTGTTCCAACACAACTGTATTTCGAGCATTAAGAATTAAATTTGCTCCCTGAGAAGCAAATTTTCGTGCACATCCTTCTCCAATGCCACTACTTGCTCCTGTTATAAATACGATTCTATCTTTCATCATTAATCTAGTCATTAGTAAAAGACAAAAGTACCGTTTAGCATTTGTCGATGGCTAATCTTCTTAGTTAAATATATTTAAACTAAATAGAACATTCATTTATCCAGCACATGTTGGCGTATCTTTGCAGTCAATAAAAAATATAACAGAGCCATAAAGCTCATCAATTATTCTACATGACATTTGAACAATTACATCTCATTGAGCCAATATTAAAGGCTCTACAACAAGAGGGCTACACCTCACCAACTCCCATACAAGAACAGTCCATACCTATTTTGCTTCAAGGAAATGATCTACTTGGTTGTGCACAAACCGGCACAGGAAAAACTGCGGCGTTCTCAATTCCTATATTGCAAAAACTTTATAAAACGGATAACAAAAAAGGCATCAAAGCATTAATACTAACTCCGACAAGAGAGCTAGCAATCCAAATAGGAGAAAGCTTTGAAGCATACGGAAAATATACAGGTTTGCGTCATACTGTTATTTTTGGCGGAGTCGGTCAAAAGCCTCAAACGGATGCGTTACGTGCCGGAGTACAAATATTAATTGCTACCCCCGGCCGCCTCATGGATCTTGCATCTCAGGGGTTCATCTCATTAAAAACATTGGATTTCTTTGTACTTGATGAAGCTGACCGCATGCTTGACATGGGATTTATTCACGATATAAAGAAAATACTTAAACTGTTACCCCCTAAACGTCAAACATTGTTTTTCTCGGCAACAATGCCTCCTGAGATTGAGAAGCTGGCTAATTCCATGCTCACAAATCCTAAGAAAGTAGAGGTAACGCCCGCATCTTCAACAGTCGATACAATTTCTCAGTGCCTATATTTCGTAGAGAAGAAAGAAAAAACCGATTTATTGATTCATCTATTAAAAGATAAATCAGTAGAATCTGCATTGATCTTCACCAGAACAAAACACGGAGCAGACAAATTATCCCGCGTGCTAAAAAATACAGGAATTAGAGCAGAAGCTATTCATGGAAATAAATCTCAGAATGCTCGTCAACGAGCGCTAACTGATTTTAAAAATCATGACCTACGAGTACTTATAGCTACTGATATTGCAGCCCGTGGAATAGATGTGGATCTACTCTCTCATGTTTTCAACTATGAACTCCCCAACGTGCCGGAAACGTACGTACATAGGATTGGACGAACTGGTCGTGCCGGACACGAAGGAGTAGCCATAGCGTTCTGTGAATCAGAAGAGCTCCCTTATCTTAAGGATATTCAAAAATTAATAGGAAAAACAATACCTGTTATAAAAGAACACCCTTTCGTTACTACCGAAAGCATCAATGCGCAAGAAAAGAAAACGGAAGAATTAAAGATAAAAGCTAAAGAAAACAAACCTTACCGCGGAAGCCGCGCCAATGGCGATTATTGGAGAAGGCAGCAACAACCTCAACAAGGAAAAAAACAACAAAGCGATAGAAAGCCACAAAAAAGTACTCCGAAATAGTTGCATAGATGCTACAAATAGCATTTAATCGGAGGTTAAGAACCAAATCTCGGCAAAAAGAAACAATCCAAAGATGAACAATACAGAGGCTCTATTTGTTAAAATAGTTATAATCACATAAAGAAAAGAATTATGAAAGGATTAAATGTATTGGCTGCATTCTTAGGCGGTGCAGCAGTTGGTGCTGCAATAGGTATCCTATTTGCTCCAGAGAAAGGTGAAGACACTCGCCGAAAAGTAGTAGAAATTCTTCGGAAGAAAGGTATTAAGCTCAATCGTAGCGAAATGGAAAATCTAGTTGATGAGATTACGGCGGAGATTAAAGGAGAAGTAACTGAGTAAAAACAGAGCCATCATGTTTGCAAACGATGAAAGTATAGAAAACATTCAACAGTTATTTGTTGAGTTGAAAAAGTATTTAGAACTTCAAAAAGAGTATACGAAATTTGAACTAACCGAAAAGCTCACGATACTTCTATCAACCTTAATATTGATTTTTATGCTCGTCATTCTTGGCATGGTGGCCTTGTTCTATGGTTTATTTGCACTAGTATACGTGCTGGAGCCTTTAGTAGGAAGTTTGACGGCTAGCTTTGGTATTATTACCGGTATAAACCTCTTACTTATATTAATAGTGATACTTTTTAGAAAGAAACTTATCATTGCTCCACTGGTAAACTTCTTAGCAAATTTATTTCTCAACAATTCAAATAAAAGATGATGAAATGAATAAGCTTGATACACAAAAGATCAGCCTTGAAGATATTGCATTACGAAAGGCCAAATTGTTGGAAGAGATCCGAACTCAGAAAATTGTTATCGTAGAGACTGCCCGCCTAGCTTTTAATCCTTATTCAGGAGCTGCAACCACAGGTAGTTCACTTATGAAAACAGTCAATACCGGAATGGCCGTTTTTGAAGGGGTAATGCTGGGATTGAAGATAATGAGAAAAGTTCGTCGACTCTTTGGCTAAAATAAAATCAGAATTAATAGCTAACATAAAAAAAGTGCCATTAAAGAAATAAGATTCTTTAATGGCACTTTTTTTATGTTTTTGAAATCCATTGACTATACATATGTCTCCAAAAGCTTTACTGCTCCATTAGGAGTAATAGAAACCTCTTGCGTAGAAGCAGGAAAGAGTATTGTTTCTCCGGCAGAGAGAGTTATCTCATTTTTCTGATCATCAATGATATTGCACGACCCCTCTATACATATAAAAATGACAAAAGAATCTAATTCTGAATAATCACACGAAATTTCTTCCGTCATATCATACAATGAAGTAGTAAAATATGGACATGCGACTAATTCTACGGGTTCATTTTCTACAGTTTCATAACTGGTTCGATAATCATCGACCACCTCAAAATTAATGGCTTCACGAGCCAAGTCAGTATGAAGTTCACGTGTCTTTCCATCAGCATCTTTCCGATTAAAATCATAGATACGATACGTAATATCAGACGTTTGCTGAATTTCTGCAACAAAAGCCCCCGCACCAATACTATGTACCCGACCTGCTGGTAAAAAGAAAACATCTCCCGGATGAATTTCATACTCTTGCAACACGTCTGTAATCGTATTATTATACACCCTGTCTTTGTACTCTTTGGGAGTTATTTCCTCAGAAAAACCGGAACGTAGCTTAGCACCTTTATCAGCACCCACAACATACCACATTTCCGTTTTTCCCATAGAATTGTGCCGCTTCTTCGCCAAATCATCCGACGGATGTACCTGAATGGACAAGTCTTGCTTTGCATCAATAAATTTAATCAGCAACGGAAACTTGTTTCCAAAACGGGTATAGTTGGCTTCACCAACCAACTCTTCACGGTATTTTGCTACCATTTCTACAAGTGAAAGACCTTTGTCTACCCCGTTGGCCACAACTGATTCGCTGTTTTCAACGCCCGACAATTCCCAACTCTCTCCAACTTCTGTCAATTCATCATTCAGATGTTTGAACGAAATAATTTTATCGCCCCCCCAAAGCGTCTGCTTTAAAATGGGTTCAAATTTTAATGGATACATTTTTTTGTTATAAACTTAGATTAAAAACTCTTGATTTTAACAATCCGAGGACAAACATACAAAAAATATCAAAATAGAGAGCATTATAAAAGGTTTTTTCATGAAAATATCTTTGAAATTTAACCCGCATCTCAGATTAAGAAAGTAAAGTAGAAGAAACGCTAAACTTTCATAAATGCCGACCTATATTTGCCTATAATAATTTGGGATAACGGAAGAATTTACCTTTATTTGCAAGAAATATTAAATAATACCGAACATGATAAACACTTTTTCCACTGAAGGTAATTTATCCGGTTTAGATCGGAAGAAATTTCAAAAAAACATAGCTGGTAAAGAGACCGACTTATTTGTCTTAAAGAATAAGCAAGGAATGGAAGTTGCCGTTACAAATTATGGCTGTGCAATCCTCTCCATCATGGTGCCAGACAAAGACGGGAAATATGCAAATGTGGTATTAGGACATGATAGCATTGATAATGTGATCAATAGTCCTGAACCATTTTTGAGTACAACCATCGGACGCTACGGCAATCGTATAGCCAATGGAAAGTTTCAGTTGCACGAAAAAGAATATAGCTTGACCGTCAACAATGGACCTAACTCTCTACACGGAGGTCCTACTGGTTTTCACAGAAGAATATGGGATGCTAACCAGATAAGCCAAGACGTAGTAGAGTTTACCTACCTTTCCGTCGATGGAGAAGAAGGATTTCCCGGAAACTTAAAAGTATCAATGACTTATCGGCTTGATGAAGATAAAAATGCTTTAATCATAGAATATCATGCCACAACAGATAAGCCTACAATTGTAAATCTGACCAATCATGCCTTCTTCAATCTAGCTGGAATAGCAAACCCCACTCCTACCATAAACAATCATGTTGTAACAATCAATGCAGATTACTATACTCCGATAGACGAAGTATGTATACCTACCGGTGAAATTTTGAATGTAGAAAATACCCCACTGGACTTCCGTACACCACACACTGTTGGCAGAAGAATAGAAGAATACCATTTGCAATTAATTAATGGTCACGGATACGACCATTGTTATGTGTTAAACAAAACAGAAGTTGGAGAATTAAGTCTGGCGGCTATTTGCACTGATCCTACAAGCAAACGCAGTATGGAAGTATATACAACAGAAGCTGGAGTACAACTTTACACAGGCAATTGGCTCAACGGATTTGCAGGTGCACATGGGGCCACTTTCCCGGCTCGTAGCGCTATCTGTTTTGAAGCACAATGTTTCCCTGACACCCCAAACAAACCTCATTTTCCCACTGCCACTTTGCTACCCGAAGATGAATATCAGCAGATTACTATCTATAATTTCACAGTACAAGAATAATTAACTAACTCATTTATAAACCTACATTTTAAAATCTAACAATGACACAAGAAAAAAAGAACAAGAATATCGTAGCCATTGTCACGATGTTCTTCATTTTTGCTATGATTTCATTCGTGACTAACCTTGCTGCACCTTTTGGCACCATTTGGAAAAACGAATACGCAGGCGCAAATACTTTAGGTATGATGGGAAACATGATGAATTTCCTTGCATATCTATTCATGGGTATTCCTGCAGGTAACATGCTTGTTAAAATCGGTTATAAAAAGACAGCACTCATTGCCATGGGTGTCGGTGTTTTAGGGCTGTTTACACAGTATTTCTCAAGCTTATTTGGAACAAATATTGAGGTATTCACAGTAGGTGAATTTGCAATTAAACTAAATTTCATCATCTACTTATTAGGTGCCTTCATCTGTGGTTTTTGTGTGTGTATGCTTAACACAGTTGTTAATCCCATGCTCAACATACTTGGCGGTGGTGGTAACAAGGGAAATCAGCTTATTCAAACCGGTGGCGCTCTTAATTCTCTTTCTGGCACACTGACGCCTCTCTTTGTAGGCGCATTGATTGGTACGGTAACTTCTCAGACGGCAATGTCAGATGTATCACCACTTTTATTCATTGCAATGGGTGTTTTTGCATCGGCTTTCATCATCATATCATTCATAGCCATACCAGAACCCCATCTTAGAAAAGGAAATGTAGAAAAAGAAAAATACATTCATAGTCCTTGGGCTTTTCGCCATACAGTACTGGGAGTAATTGGTATTTTCATTTATGTAGGTATTGAAATAGGTATCCCGGGTACACTCAACTTCTACCTCGCAGATTCTAGCGCAAAAGGTGCCGGCCTATTAGTCAATGGTGCGGCTATTGGAGGTGCTATTTCGGCTATTTATTGGTTATTAATGCTCGTAGGACGTTCAGCAAGTAGTGCAATTAGCGGTAAAGTATCTAGTAGAACCCAACTAATTGTTGTATCGGCCACAGCCATCTGCTTTGTCTTAATTGCTATTATTACACCAAAAGAAGTAACCGTTTCTATGCCGGGATATAGCGTAGAAGAGGGATTTCAAATGGCACAAGTACCTGTTAGCGCACTGTTTTTAGTGCTTTGTGGGCTTTGCACTTCTGTTATGTGGGGTGGCATTTTCAATCTTGCTGTTGAAGGCTTAGGAAAATATACAGCGCAAGCATCCGGTATATTCATGATGATGGTTGTGGGCGGAGGCGTATTACCGCTTGTTCAACAATTTATTTCCGATGCTATAGGCTACATGTCAAGCTATTGGCTTATTATTGCGTTGTTAGCCTACATATTATTCTATGGTTTAGTCGGTTGCAAGAACGTTAACAAGAACATCCCTGTTGACTAACAATATATATAAATTTATTCACACCATAATTTCATTATCATGGACATAGAATATGTAAGAAACCGTTTCACAAAACATTTTGACGGAACTACCGGATTTGTGTATGCATCACCCGGACGTATTAACCTCATTGGAGAGCATACCGACTATAACGGTGGTTTTGTCTTTCCCGGTGCTATAGACAAAGGCATGATTGCAGAAATCAAGCCCAATGGCACCCAAAAAGTATTAGCCTATTCCATCGACTTAAAAGACTATGTCGAATTCGGCCTTAACGAAGAAGATGCCCCACATGCTAGCTGGGCGCGATATATTTTCGGCGTTTGCCGTGAGATGATTAAACGTGGCGTAAAAGTGGAAGGATTCAATACCGCTTTTGCAGGAGATGTACCTCTGGGTGCCGGCATGTCATCATCCGCAGCACTTGAAAGCACTTACGCTTTCGCTCTGAACGAATTGTTCAACGGAAACATAGACAAGTTTGAATTAGCTAAAGTAGGACAGGCAACGGAACACAACTATTGTGGTGTTAACTGCGGAATCATGGATCAATTTGCATCTGTATTTGGGAAAGCAGGAAGCCTCATCCGCTTAGATTGTCGTTCTTTAGAATACCAATATTTTCCTTTCAAACCGGAAGGTTATCGTTTGGTGTTGCTCGATTCTGTAGTAAAACACGAATTAGCTTCTTCAGCATACAATAAACGTCGCCAATCTTGCGAGACAGCCGTAGCTGCTATAAAGAAAAACCATCCTACAGTAGAATTTCTGAGAGATGCCACTATGGACATGCTCAAGGCAGTTAAAAACGAAATCACCGCTGAAGACTATATGCGTTCAGAATACGTTATTGAAGAAATTCAACGCGTGTTAGACGTGTGTGATGCTTTGGAAGTTGGAGATTACGAGACAGTTGGTCAGAAGATGTATGAGACTCACCACGGAATGAGTAAGCTTTACGAAGTAAGCTGTGAGGAACTTGATTTCTTGAACGATTGTGCTAAAGAATGTGGTGTAACCGGTTCGCGCGTAATGGGCGGTGGCTTTGGAGGCTGCACCATCAACTTAGTGAAAGACGAACTTTACGATAACTTCATTGCAACAGCTAAAAAAGCATTCACTGAAAAGTTTGGTAGAAGTCCTAAAGTGTATGACGTAGTCATAGGCGATGGATCGAGAAGAGTTTTAGACTAAAATCATTCTTAACGATACGAAAGGCTGACTTGGTAATTCCAAGTCAGCCTTTTATTTTTATTCTTCCCTCGAAACAACATGCTATTGATGCCCTATTAGGTTTCTATCGCACACCTTCTGTCGTCATCTGAATACGCTTTATGGTTCCATCCGGATTGTAATACAGATGATCTATACATACAGAACGTCGGAAGCTTCCTCCTTGGGTATTGAGTCCGCCATTGTGATAGACGAAATACCAGTCGCCTTTAAATTCGATGATGGCTTGATGATTGGTATTTGAATTACCCGCCAATTCGTTCAATATGCCTTTATACTCCCACGGACCATTAATATTACGACTCATGGCATAACATATTTTTTCGGGAAACTCAGAAGCATAAGATAGGTAGTACCAATCACCACGTTTATGTACCCATGGTGCTTCAGTGAAGCGGGGAAGCGTAACAGGCATAACGGGGCCATCCAATTCAATCATGTTCTTCTTCAATTTTACGTAATAGCACTGTGTATTCCCCCAAAACAGATAAGCTTGTCCATCATCGTCTATCATAACCGTAGGGTCAATGTCATCCCAACTGATCTTAGTATATTCGGTCGTCATTTCATTGGTAACTAATGCAGATCCACGAGCATCACGGAAAGGGCCAATAGGAGAATCGGACACAGCAACACCGATTGCTTTACCATGAATGGTAGCGTGTTCTACTGCCACATACCAATAGAACTTTCCATCACGTTCTATGACCTGACTTGCCCATGCGTCTCCTTTAGCCCAACTGAAATCTTTAGCTTTAAGAGGTACAGGATGTTCTGTCCAGGTTTTCATGTCGGGTGAAGAAAAGACACACCATTCATTCATCACATAGCGTTCTTGCTTAGCCGGACACTCATCATAGCCGGCATAGATATATACCTTATTATTATAGGTCATCGCTCCCGGATCGGCAGTATATTTATGTTTAAACACCGGATTACCGGTAGCAACAAAAGTTGTATCACTCTGCGCCGACAGCCCACAAGAGGCTGCCAAAGCAAGAGTTAACAAAACCAGTCTATTCTTTATTCGACTCATTCTCTTTATTTTGTTGTTTTAGTAAACTTGTAGATAGCAAAGGTATAAGGCTCCAACTGAGCATCTAATGCACCCTCACGAACAGAAACATTTGTTGTTTTCGGAGTAATAGCAAAGGGTTCCTCAATGGTATTATCTCTATCAAGATCGAGTGAGCTAAGCTTAATGCAAATACCGTCAGTCAATGTTTCTTTACCCTTAAGTCCGGCAAAAGTTAATGGCACACGCAAGGTTTTATCCGTTGTATTCACCACCTTTACAATGTATGAATGCGTTGTCGCATCCCACACCGCACTGGCAAAAAGCCCATCTTGTCCTTCGGCACCTGTAACCGGTTTATTGTTCATCGTTAGTGGAATAACATTAGTACCTTTATTCTGGGCATAAAGTTGCTGCACATAGTAGCTTACCGTCCGAACAGAATTTAAATTATCAAACCAGATCATATCCGGACGCCATTGCCAACCTTCAACATGAGCAAACAAAGGAGCATACGTAGCCATATGAACCACATCGGCATTACGTTCAAGTCCGGTCATGAAGGCTGCTTCTAACAATGAGGCATGAAAATGGTTCCATTTTTTCCCTTTACCATGACAAGCATATTCTCCGGCAAAAACTTTCGGACCCTTACGGTCATATTTGTCATAACGTGCTCCCTGACTCAAGAACCAGCTTTCGGGACGATAGAAGTGTTCATCCACCAAATCGGCTTTCAGACGTTTCATTTCCGGCCAGAGATATTCAAATTCTTTACTTTCAGAGTCAGGTCCGGAACTACCCACTATTTTAATTTCAGGATGAGCTTTGCGAATGGCCTTCAAGAACGGTTCAAGACGTTCAGGGTATTCTGGTCCCCACTGTTCATTGCCTATACCGATAAACTTCAGGTTGAAAGGAGCAGGATGTCCCATGTCAGCACGTACTTTTCCCCATTTAGAGGTTTCAGGACCATTGGCGAATTCAATTAAATCGAGTGCATCTTGAATGTAGCTACCCAAATCGCAAACTGCCACATGTGCTTTAGGGTCCGTATTTTGGAACTGACATGATAAGCCACAGCTCAATATAGGCAGCGGAGCAGCTCCTATCTCTTCGGATAATAAAAAGAACTCATAGAAACCCAGCCCGTAACTTTGATAATAATCCGGGAAGAAACGGTTAGTAAAAGTATACTGCCAACGATTCTCATTCAATGGACGATTTTCAACAGGACCGACAGTGTTTTTCCAGTTATAACGGGTATTAAGATCCGTTCCTTCCACAATACATCCACCGGGGAAACGAAATACTCCGGGATGAATATCGGCCAAAGCTTGCGCCAAGTCTTTGCGTAAACCATTCTCATGTCCCTTCCACGTATCTACAGGAAAGAGTGAAACATGCTCCAGATCAATCGTTCCTTTGGATGCAAGGAAGATACGGAGTGTAGATTTGGCCTCCGTCATATTCGGTTTAAGGATCACTTGATATTTTTTCCACTCTTTAGAATTAATCGTTAACTCTTGTTTAGCGAAAGGCTGCCCCTCTGTATTACTGTTGGTTTTCACCAATTCTATACGAATTTTCTCAGCAGTTCCACCTTCAGGTAAACGGGCCCATACTGAAAAACGATATTCTTCTCCGTTCCTTACTCCTATTCCAAAGAAGCCTTCATTGTCCAGTCCGGTATGCTTATGCTCATGCCCGGGGTCGGACAAACGTACATAGTGTGGGTTACGTTCAAAAGGACCATCATCCTTCAACGCTACTTTTCCAAAAGTTTTCCATCCCATCAGGTTTTGAGGGAACTCAAACGAACGGTTCTTTACTAACTCAGCATAGAGCCCACCATCCGCAGCATAATTAATATCTTCAAAAAAGAGCCCATACATAGTGGGCTGAATCTCTGCCCCTGTTTTTTTTGTTTGAATGACCAATTCATTGGTTTGCGCATTCAGAGAAAGTCCGGCAGACAAAGCCAAAGAGCCCAATAACGTTCTGTGTATTCTCATGGTTTAAAATTTATATATAATTATTTTACTCTATTTCAATATTAGGAATTATTCCCTTTATCGCTTCTAAAAAAGCTTCTTCTTGCTCAGGCTGAACAAAAAGTGGACCTTTATCATGCATAATTTGCAAGCCTTTCTTAAATCTCCAAATAGATCTAATTCCATTGGTAGTAAAGACCTCAGGCTTGCTGAATATGCTAGTGTATATCAATAGTTCATCGTCTCTTAATATATATTTCTTCCGTACACCTCTCACAGAATAGAAGAGATGAAGCATGAGAAAAATGATATAACACAAGAAAAAAGTGCGGTGAAAACAAGATGTGGCAGCAACATAAAATAAGGTTAAAAATAAAATACCGGAAAATAGAATAAGCCAACGATAAACCGGCTGAATAGATTTAACTTTAAAAACTTTATTCATAGTATTCTCATTTAATTCGTTTTCCCCATACCGAACGACCTTTACTATCCAATCCGGTAAAAAGAATGGTTTCTTTTTGATTTTCCCAATCGTGTCCCGCAAATATAATCAGATTTTTAATAACTTCCTCTCCTATTCTTATATCCAAAGTCTTTTTATCGCTATTAAATATCCAAGCACCGCCTTCTTCGAAGGTTCCATCTTCTCTAAAAGAATAAAAAGAAGAAACATTCAATTCCTTTTCGTTAAGTCCGCCCTCACCCCAAAGAATTTGTCCTGCCTCTAAAGCCCTCTTATGTTGGGGTTCTTGTATACGGATAATCTCCCACTGGCCAACGATCTCTTTACGATGAATAGTAGCAGATTTAGTGGCAGCATATCGTTCGGGTGACACAACAGGCCATCCATCTGTATTAAAGAATATCTGTCGCACATGAAGCACCATCAACTGATTATCGGGCGAAAGCCTTGCCTGATGAAACATGAAGAAACGTCCGTCATCTTCCCGCCACACTCCACAATGACCAGTACCAGCCCATCCCGGATGGTTTTTAAACTGATAGGACGCTGTGAGTATCGGAAAATTATTTGTAGTATCGGCCAATGCTTGTCCTGCATAATCAAGGAAGGGACCTTCAGGAGAATCGGAACGCCCCACACGCACATTATAGGTAGTCATCAATGGATCATAAGAAACAAAGAGAAAGTATTTCTTTAGCTCGGGATTATAAACTATTTCCGGAGCTTCCAGATTATCTTTTTTGTAATTAGCACGACGAGCTACTAAATGTCCTTTATCTCCGGCATCTTTTGTCAATCCCGTTTCATCATCCAACTGAACACAATACAGTCCACCAAAGAAAGAGCCATAATGCATCCACCATTTCCCCGTACTTCCATCCACGATAACACTAGGATCAATAGCGTTCATCGGAGTTTCATTATCGGTTTTCAGCACACAATCTTTCTGCACACAAGGGCCCTCGGGAGAATTAGATTCTGCTAACCCGATATAGGATGTTTTTCGACCAAAAGCCGATACGCAATAGTAAAGTCTGTACGTATCATTATATTTAATAATGTAGGGAGCCCAAATATTGGTTGCCCCTCTCCCATTAGCATTCTTACGAACCCATTGAACAGCTTCTTGAGGGATCTCAGGAAAAGCCCACCCCATAAATTCCCAGTAAACCAAATCCTTGGAACGACGAACCTGTATATATCCCAAAGGTACACCCTTTTCTTTTGCTTCTTCTTTATTTTCAGCATAGATGGCATCCGTAGAATACATATAATAATAGTCGCCAAACTTCTTGCAAGCAGGGTCATGCACATTGTAAGTTCCCCATGAACGATAGCTCTCCATTTTAGAAAGTGAAGTATAATCATCTACCCAAGGATTAGGCGAAGAGGTAGGAGCAAAAACAATCGATTTGCTACACGAGAGGAGGAGGACAATTATGATGGCACCCGACAAGATTTGTTTCTGCATAATATTAGTTTATATAACAATGAGTTTTCTGCAAAAATACAGTCTCATCATTGTTGCCGTGGTGGACGAATGAACATTAATGGTGGACAATGCACTAGATACTCGATAAAAGAAGAACC contains these protein-coding regions:
- a CDS encoding SPOR domain-containing protein → MKNLAMLGMGVCVVLAFTSCKSSESAYKKAYEKAKQQELAEPQVNNSVDVTPVATAPVAVKTGKDASVRQEKVTVVSGTDALKEYSVVCGSFGLKANAEGLKDFLDAEGYSATIAFNAEAAMYRVIVNTFSDKATAADARDAFKAKYPNRKDFQGAWLLYRVF
- a CDS encoding SDR family oxidoreductase; its protein translation is MKDRIVFITGASSGIGEGCARKFASQGANLILNARNTVVLEQLKIELESKNDISVYLLPFDVRDREAISKALASLPEKWKKIDLLINNAGLVIGMDKEHEGQLDEWDIVIDTNIKGLLAVTRLVVPGMVERGSGHIINIGSIAGDGAYPGGSVYCATKAAVKALSDGLRIDLVDTPLRVTNIKPGMVETNFSVVRFRGNKDIADRFYEGIQPLSGDDVAETVYFAASAPAHVQIAEVLLMPTNQATSTISYRGNKKMERK
- a CDS encoding DEAD/DEAH box helicase, which encodes MTFEQLHLIEPILKALQQEGYTSPTPIQEQSIPILLQGNDLLGCAQTGTGKTAAFSIPILQKLYKTDNKKGIKALILTPTRELAIQIGESFEAYGKYTGLRHTVIFGGVGQKPQTDALRAGVQILIATPGRLMDLASQGFISLKTLDFFVLDEADRMLDMGFIHDIKKILKLLPPKRQTLFFSATMPPEIEKLANSMLTNPKKVEVTPASSTVDTISQCLYFVEKKEKTDLLIHLLKDKSVESALIFTRTKHGADKLSRVLKNTGIRAEAIHGNKSQNARQRALTDFKNHDLRVLIATDIAARGIDVDLLSHVFNYELPNVPETYVHRIGRTGRAGHEGVAIAFCESEELPYLKDIQKLIGKTIPVIKEHPFVTTESINAQEKKTEELKIKAKENKPYRGSRANGDYWRRQQQPQQGKKQQSDRKPQKSTPK
- a CDS encoding YtxH domain-containing protein — its product is MKGLNVLAAFLGGAAVGAAIGILFAPEKGEDTRRKVVEILRKKGIKLNRSEMENLVDEITAEIKGEVTE
- a CDS encoding phage holin family protein — encoded protein: MFANDESIENIQQLFVELKKYLELQKEYTKFELTEKLTILLSTLILIFMLVILGMVALFYGLFALVYVLEPLVGSLTASFGIITGINLLLILIVILFRKKLIIAPLVNFLANLFLNNSNKR
- a CDS encoding type I phosphomannose isomerase catalytic subunit, with translation MYPLKFEPILKQTLWGGDKIISFKHLNDELTEVGESWELSGVENSESVVANGVDKGLSLVEMVAKYREELVGEANYTRFGNKFPLLIKFIDAKQDLSIQVHPSDDLAKKRHNSMGKTEMWYVVGADKGAKLRSGFSEEITPKEYKDRVYNNTITDVLQEYEIHPGDVFFLPAGRVHSIGAGAFVAEIQQTSDITYRIYDFNRKDADGKTRELHTDLAREAINFEVVDDYRTSYETVENEPVELVACPYFTTSLYDMTEEISCDYSELDSFVIFICIEGSCNIIDDQKNEITLSAGETILFPASTQEVSITPNGAVKLLETYV
- a CDS encoding aldose epimerase family protein, with the protein product MINTFSTEGNLSGLDRKKFQKNIAGKETDLFVLKNKQGMEVAVTNYGCAILSIMVPDKDGKYANVVLGHDSIDNVINSPEPFLSTTIGRYGNRIANGKFQLHEKEYSLTVNNGPNSLHGGPTGFHRRIWDANQISQDVVEFTYLSVDGEEGFPGNLKVSMTYRLDEDKNALIIEYHATTDKPTIVNLTNHAFFNLAGIANPTPTINNHVVTINADYYTPIDEVCIPTGEILNVENTPLDFRTPHTVGRRIEEYHLQLINGHGYDHCYVLNKTEVGELSLAAICTDPTSKRSMEVYTTEAGVQLYTGNWLNGFAGAHGATFPARSAICFEAQCFPDTPNKPHFPTATLLPEDEYQQITIYNFTVQE